A genomic window from Candidatus Pelagisphaera phototrophica includes:
- a CDS encoding YkgJ family cysteine cluster protein, with product MSVDDGLAEVPASDLTSTMSQEKEYDCMECGACCGCFPIFATEDDVVLEPQIKEKGIRVENFLRTDRVAYRMHPLPFLEACAFLKEDKLCRIYETRPEVCRKFEPGSEQCIEARHRLGIG from the coding sequence ATGAGCGTCGATGATGGGCTGGCTGAGGTGCCTGCTTCTGACCTTACCTCAACAATGTCTCAGGAGAAGGAGTACGATTGTATGGAATGTGGAGCCTGTTGCGGCTGCTTTCCCATATTTGCCACTGAGGATGATGTGGTACTTGAGCCGCAGATCAAAGAGAAAGGGATTCGAGTTGAGAACTTTCTTAGGACTGATCGAGTCGCTTATCGGATGCACCCTTTGCCGTTCTTGGAAGCCTGCGCGTTTTTGAAAGAGGACAAACTCTGTCGCATATACGAAACACGACCTGAGGTTTGCCGCAAATTCGAGCCCGGCAGCGAACAATGCATCGAGGCGCGTCATAGATTGGGGATTGGGTAA